Within Triticum dicoccoides isolate Atlit2015 ecotype Zavitan chromosome 1B, WEW_v2.0, whole genome shotgun sequence, the genomic segment TAGAGGCATCCGGGTGAGCGTTCATGCACCGTGGGTTAACCACCTACTATTTGCTGACGACAGTTTGATTTTCCTCAGTGCAAAGCCCCAAAGCACAGAGAGGCTCAATGATATTCTCCGAATATACGCTGAATGTTCCGGCCAGGCAGTAAACAGGGAGAAGAGCTCGATCTATTTCAGTGGCAATACGGGACAGCCCCTACAACAGAGTCTGAAGCAATCTCTTGGTATTTATGTAGAAGCTTTCTCTTAATGTTATTTGGGACTCTCGACTGCGATTGGACAAATCACCAGTGGGACTTTTGATCACATGGTGGAAAGATGTCGTGACAAAATGCGGGGTTGGTCAGAGCGAAACATGGCTTGTGCAGCTAGGGAGGTTCTTCTCAAGACAGTCGTCCATTCGATCCCCACCTTCAGTATGAGTTGTTTTCTCTTGACTAAGAAAGTTTGCAAGTCGATCACTTCATGCATGGCTAAGTACTGGTGGGGCAGCTCGATCGACAAGCGCTCCCTCCATTGGCTCTCTTGGGACAAGTTAGAGGTGCCAAAAGTGAAGGGCGGCATGGGTTTCCGCAACATGCATTCGTTCAATTTAGCGATGCTTGGTATTTATGTAGAAGCTTTCTCTTAACATTATTTGGGACTCCCGACTGCGATTGGACAAATCACCAGTGGGACTTTTGATCACATGGTGGAAAGATGTCGTGACAAAATGCGGGGTTGGTCAGAGCGAAACATGGCTTGTGCAGCTAGGGAGGTTCTTCTCAAGACAGTCGTCCAGTCGATCCCCACCTTCAGTATGAGCTGTTTTCTCTTGACTAAGAAAGTTTGCAAGTCGATCACTTCATGCATGGCTAAGTACTGGTGGGGCAGCTCGATCGACAAGCGCTCCCTCCATTAGCTCTCTTGGGACAAGTTAGAGGTGCCAAAAGTGAAGGGCGGCATGGGTCTCCGCAACATGCATTCGTTCAATTTAGCGATGCTTGGGAAACACGGCTGGCGCCTTCTCACAAGACCGGACTCTTTGTGTGCAAGGGTTTTGAAGGCAAATATTACCCTCACACAGATTTTCTCAATGTGACATTACCGGCCAGAGCTTCAGCAACCTGGAAGGCAATTGTAGCAGGGCGAGAAGTACTACAGGTTGGCCTCATTCACCGAGTTGGAGATGGCTCGACTATCTCAACTTGGACAGATAGCTGGATTCCGACCACGACCACTCTGAAACCTACGGGGCGCCTCGGCACTGCTCCTCTCACCAGGGTTTCAGACCTCATCGATGAGTATACGGGGAACTGGAATGAACAAATTATCCGTCAGAATTTCTTGCACCCGGATGCGGTAGCCACCCTAAATATACCACTTAATCCGGCGGGTGTCGAAAATACTTTGGCTTGGGCTTTGGAGAAGTCGGGCATCTACACTGTAAAATCAGCGTATCGATCTCTTGTGACTCACAACGAGCTGGGCTCTTTAGAGGAAGGGACGATTACAGAATCTTCATCAGCTAACAAACAGTTTGTGGACTGCTCTTTGGCGACTACAAGTCGTTCCCAAAGTCCGGGTTTTTTGGTGGAGAGTTCTCCGCGGGATTCTCCCTGACTCGACTACCCTGCGTTATTGACACATCAAGCAGGTGGGACTATCTCTCTTGTCTCACCAGATGGAATTGGCTTCAACCTATTATTATGAGTGCTCCCATGCGTACAGCAACCCCTGAAaagctttttaattttttttccatcCTCAGGTTGATTAGCTAAGGATAATCTGAATTAGATGGCTGACTGATTTGTCCCTAACCTGCATACCTATCCATCTGACGGCCTAAAGTCTAGATATAAAAAGTTTGAACCGGTCTCTATGATTCCTTCTCCTACTGTCAGAACCACGGGCTCTGCCAAATGGCAGGCGCACGTGCTCCGTAAATTTGTTCAAGCTCCtgtttttatcaagattttcatgtCCCAAAGTTTTAGGAACTATATAACAATTCCATTGGCCATTTATATTCTTTCTTTCTCCTTTTGTGCGAATAttctttctttgtttctttgtttcTCCTTTTGTTTCTTCTACTAGCTAGTAGTTGGAGGATACAGTAGAAAGATACCTTACATTATTTTTTTACTTTAGTTTATCAAAAGTAGAATTTTTGAATCATTATAAAATATGTACCAAACCCTTAATATCTGTTGAGTTCAAACTTAAGAAAGATAATGAAATTGATTCATGCAATTTTCTCAACATGCTAGAGATATACGATCCTTGTAAGTTTGTGCTCCAAGTATTTTACTTGGGATTCCAGTTTGAGAATCTTTAGCTGAAATAATTTGTCCGAGTATATCGCGATCTAAGCACTAATGATCTACATTGTCTAAAAAAATTACTTTCCAATCGGGGAACGAAGATTGGGAATATGCCGCCCATAATTTTCGGTAAATGTGGTGTTATCTCTGTGTCAAGCGAGATAAATCTAAGTTCATTTCATACTCTGTCAAATTTTGGGGCCAGAGGTATTGCTGCAACCGGAGGTAGAGGCCTATTATTTTTGTTTCATGATGGATGGCATTGAAGGGAATGGATCTAAAATGTCACCTTCTATAGTAGTAAGATTTCAGGTTGAAATAGGTGGTGTTGAATGTTAGGTGTTTCTTGTAAGAATAATTAGCATCGATCATTGACCTTCCATAGTATGGTAATACTTAATATTATGTGATTTGATTCATGTTGCATGGTATATAGTTGGTTGTTCACCAATACACAAGGGGCGGCGTCGAAAAGATAGGCATATTGTACTGCTAGAGATAAGAACCCCTACCTACAGACTAGGATATCGCTCTGCTGCCAAAAAAAACTCCATCGTAGATGGTTATACCACATCACTGCGAATTTTACAATGATGTGGGTGACTTTGAAGACAAGCAAGTCTGAAAACCAATGTGTGATGTGTCTATCGCCAATAGGTACTCCATTTTTTGTGGTGGCAAAGGTGCTCCATCACAGATTGTTTTTTCATTCCAATCTTATCATGTCTTATATTTTAATAAAAAATCATATAGATAAGACATTTCACATGAATTCCAGGCCCGCGTGGTTGATATGAATTGTATGTATTGATATGATAATGTCCTTTGTGCTAGCGCATGGGTGTACACATACATTAGATCAAGGCTGTAGGCTTTCAAGGAATATTTTGATCGTCGAAAAAAATACGCCGAAGCTTAACTTCCCGAGGAGAACACAACGGTGAAACAGGATAATTCCGCCTTCCGtcaagtaggttagtcccaaaagcatATTTTTTTGAATAAAACCATAAGAAAATATACAATTGAACTTCAAAAGTTATAGGTACGTTGAAATTGCATTAGGTCTTGCCTCCTTTATTTTGTCGTGGTATGGCGGTGTTCGGTGTTCCACTCTCCTCCAAGTGGGTGTCCTCTCCGTGTACACGTACATTCTAGACCTTGTACAAGTAGGACTCGTATTCTCTTTCCAGGTACCCACAAGGCTTGCATCAAGAAACTCGGTATGTCTTCCAACTTTTCTTAGAAGAGTCTTCCAACTAAGTTGCTGGGTTCCGTGTGGGCTCCAGGGGCACGGATATAGCTGGGCTTGTATAACCCAAATATGATATATACGCACTACATGCATATGGGTAGTACTACTACCCATTGCCGAACCATATATGCAACAACAACATTGTATCGTCCCTCTGTTAGCATCTTCCTTTGTCTACATGAAAGGGAATAACTCGCATATTGGTGTCATATATATAAGAAGAGTTACATTAATACAATATCATCACTCTTATTGATTGTGTGTCTCAAACCTTGAAGGGATTCCTCCATTTTCTTTAGTTACCGGGCATCAAATTCGTGGTGTGCTGCCTAAGGACTTAACGTCGTTTGTATTCTAATGCATCGACATAGTACGTGGGTGTAGCATGCACGTATCTCACGTCGCATGCCCTCTTTTTTTTCTCGAAAATGAGGTTAAACCCCTGGCCACTGCATCAATATGATGCACACCTCTCATCACTTGTGATCAAATTGATTGACTTTGTTACGTACAATAGACCAAACACATGATCATTTGTTTTCCGCATACAAAGTTCTTGAATAAAACAAAGACACGCCCAACTATGATGAAACTTGCTAGGTTGCAGTTGGGTCAAGCCACGACCCATTCGATATTTCTTGTTTACTAACGAAGATCATAAAGAAAATAATAATTAGAAGAAGTAAAAACATTGCCATTTTTCTTCCATTGAATTATAGTATAAAGAAACACCCGGACAAAATCTTTAATGAAAAAACAAATTAATCAAATAAGAACATCACCAAATATAAATGTCTAGAACTGAGCTTGGACATGGTCTACAATTTTCTTGTCCACCTGGAAGGCTTTGGCAAGGATGTCATCTGAGGTTGATGGCGTCGATCCAAACACCGCATTGGCTATGGTGATCACTCCAGGGTTCTTGCTGCTGAGTGCCGCAATGGCTATCGCTTCTTTGTCTCCGGTGTTGAACTGAAAGTGAATCAGCCCTTGCGGAAACACAAACACGTCTCCTTTGTTTAGTACTTTTGAGAACAACTTGTTCTCGGGGTTTGAGGTCACGAAACCAACATAGAGTGAGCCCTCCAGCATTGTCAAGATCTCAGATGCGCGGGGATGGATGTGGGGTGGGTTTTGACCATAGGGTGCATAATCGACACGAGCGAGGGAGATGCCCAAAGTGTTCAAGCCAGGAATATG encodes:
- the LOC119301513 gene encoding putative germin-like protein 2-1: MATKFFLLAFLALSASRALASDPGQLQDLCVADRTSQVFVNGFACKDPKNVVVEDFLFFGLHMAGNMSNKQGSAVSAVNVAHIPGLNTLGISLARVDYAPYGQNPPHIHPRASEILTMLEGSLYVGFVTSNPENKLFSKVLNKGDVFVFPQGLIHFQFNTGDKEAIAIAALSSKNPGVITIANAVFGSTPSTSDDILAKAFQVDKKIVDHVQAQF